The sequence below is a genomic window from Denitratisoma sp. DHT3.
TCGAGGACGATCGACGTTCGCCCTCCCGACACGACGAGTCCGTCGATATAGCGGTCATCCACGGCAGCCGCGGGTCCGGCCCACGGATGGAGCCGATGCGGATGAAATGCAACGACATCGACCACGCCATCGACGACCATGCCAACGACACGGTTTTGAATATTCAGAACGATCACGACCGTAAAGTCCGTGTAGTCCGCCGCCGCATTGAATCTGATGCGCAAATCCACGACCGGCACGATCATGCCCCGCAGATTGATCACCCCCTTGATGAAGGCGGGCGCATTGGCAAGCGTGGTCGACTTCTCGTAAGCGCGAATTTCCTTGACCTTCAGAATATCGACCGCATACTCCTCGGCGCCCAGGGTAAACGTCAGGAACTCCCGCAACGGTCCCGGATCCTCGTCCTCATACGCAATCTCCGTCCCTTCACGCATACCGTTTTCCACGTCACGCCGCGGCAGACAGCGGCGACCTTGCTCGCGCCATCGCCACGAGCGCCGCCACATCCAGAATCATCGCCACCCGCCCATCCCCCATGATGGTGGCGGCGGCGACCCCCGGTACCCTGCGGTAATTGGTCGTCAAGCTCTTGATCACCACTTGATGCTGAGCGCCCAGGGCGTCGATGAACAATGCGGCCTGACTCCCCCCGGCATCCACGATCACCGCGATGCCCTGGTCCAGCGCCTGAACCGCCGAGGGAATACCGAAAACCTCATGCAAGGAAATGATGGGCAGATCCTCGCCGCGGACCTGGAGCAGGTGACCCGTTCCAGGCAGGTGCCTGACCATTCCTGGCGATGCCTGCAAGGACTCCACCACA
It includes:
- a CDS encoding chemotaxis protein CheW, which translates into the protein MREGTEIAYEDEDPGPLREFLTFTLGAEEYAVDILKVKEIRAYEKSTTLANAPAFIKGVINLRGMIVPVVDLRIRFNAAADYTDFTVVIVLNIQNRVVGMVVDGVVDVVAFHPHRLHPWAGPAAAVDDRYIDGLVVSGGRTSIVLDIERLMLSSEMALLDEPAPEFGR